One Neomonachus schauinslandi chromosome 9, ASM220157v2, whole genome shotgun sequence DNA segment encodes these proteins:
- the INSM2 gene encoding insulinoma-associated protein 2 encodes MPRGFLVKRTKRTGGSYRVRLAERVFPRLGPQGAPPFPEEVSSAPQPGAEQVATPTLEEEAAARELSGSSCRAARVSLGEGGQEGAAEWRADGREGPGPSPSPTKPAGAELRRAFLERCLSSPVSAESFPGGAAAVAAFSCSAAPAAAPTSGEQFLLPLRAPFPEPELHPDPAPLSATLHGLKRAAGNERRAKAPPGCTSGPAAAGVKKPKAMRKLSFADEVTTSPVLGLKIKEEEPGAPSRGLGGSRTPLGEFICQLCKEQYADPFALAQHRCSRIVRVEYRCPECDKVFSCPANLASHRRWHKPRPAAANAATVSSADGKPPPSSSSTSPDSGAVASFLAEGKENSRAERAADQHLQARDSSRAEHQDSAPHQGLQVLSHPEPPLPQVPFTEGVLGRRVPGPGSASGVGGSEIFMCPYCHKKFRRQAYLRKHLGTHEAGSARALAPGFGSEHGAPLAFACPLCGAHFPSADIRDKHRLWHAVREELLLPALAGAPPEAPNPGGASDGSAQQIFSCKHCPSTFFSSPGLTRHINKCHPSESRQVLLLQMPLRPGC; translated from the coding sequence ATGCCGAGGGGCTTCCTGGTAAAGCGAACTAAACGGACAGGCGGCTCATATCGAGTGCGCCTAGCTGAGCGGGTTTTCCCCCGGCTGGGGCCCCAGGGGGCGCCGCCCTTTCCCGAGGAGGTTTCCAGCGCCCCCCAGCCCGGTGCGGAGCAGGTGGCAACCCCCACCttggaggaggaggcggcggcccGGGAACTGTCGGGGTCGTCCTGTCGGGCGGCTAGGgtgagcctgggggagggggggcaggaagGTGCTGCGGAGTGGAGGGCGGATGGTAGGGAGGGTccagggcccagccccagccccacgaAGCCGGCAGGCGCGGAGCTGCGCCGGGCATTCCTGGAGCGCTGCCTCAGCTCACCCGTCTCTGCAGAGTCCTTCCCCGGGGGTGCCGCCGCGGTGGCTGCTTTCTCTTGCTCGGCGGCGCCAGCAGCTGCACCGACCTCGGGGGAGCAGTTCCTGCTGCCGCTCCGGGCACCGTTCCCAGAGCCAGAGCTCCATCCAGACCCTGCGCCCCTCTCGGCCACCCTGCACGGCCTGAAGCGGGCCGCTGGCAACGAGCGCCGTGCCAAGGCCCCTCCGGGCTGCACGTCTGGACCTGCGGCCGCCGGAGTCAAGAAGCCAAAGGCCATGAGGAAGTTGAGCTTCGCCGATGAAGTGACCACATCCCCCGTCCTGGGCCTGAAGATCAAGGAGGAGGAGCCCGGAGCACCGTCCCGGGGTCTGGGGGGCAGCCGCACGCCACTGGGGGAGTTTATCTGCCAGCTATGCAAGGAGCAGTACGCAGATCCCTTCGCTCTGGCTCAGCACCGCTGCTCCCGCATTGTACGCGTCGAGTACCGCTGCCCGGAGTGCGACAAGGTCTTCAGCTGCCCTGCGAACCTCGCCTCCCATCGCCGCTGGCACAAACCACGTCCCGCAGCGGCAAATGCCGCCACAGTCTCTTCAGCCGACGGGAAGCCTCCTCCTTCGTCTTCCTCCACCTCCCCAGACTCTGGGGCTGTTGCATCTTTCTTGGCGGAGGGGAAGGAGAACAGCCGGGCAGAGCGAGCGGCCGATCAGCACCTGCAGGCGAGGGACAGCTCCAGGGCGGAGCACCAGGACAGCGCCCCACACCAGGGCCTCCAGGTGCTGTCCCACCCCGAGCCACCGCTGCCTCAGGTCCCCTTTACGGAGGGGGTGTTGGGGCGCCGGGTGCCTGGGCCAGGTAGTGCCAGTGGTGTCGGGGGATCCGAGATCTTCATGTGCCCATATTGCCACAAAAAGTTCCGTCGCCAAGCCTATCTGCGCAAGCACCTAGGCACTCACGAGGCAGGCTCTGCTCGTGCGCTTGCCCCGGGCTTTGGCTCCGAACACGGTGCCCCACTCGCCTTCGCTTGCCCCCTGTGCGGGGCGCACTTCCCGTCCGCAGACATCAGGGACAAACACCGGCTGTGGCACGCGGTCCGCGAGGAGCTGCTCCTGCCTGCTCTGGCCGGGGCGCCCCCAGAAGCGCCGAATCCAGGCGGAGCATCCGACGGGAGTGCTCAGCAAATTTTCTCGTGCAAGCACTGCCCGTCCACTTTTTTTAGCTCCCCGGGGCTGACCCGGCACATAAATAAGTGCCACCCCTCAGAAAGTCGGCAGGTACTGCTGCTGCAGATGCCGTTGCGGCCTGGCTGTTGa